In Zymoseptoria tritici IPO323 chromosome 7, whole genome shotgun sequence, a single genomic region encodes these proteins:
- the EXG11 gene encoding putative glucan 1,3-beta-glucosidase (Glucan 1,3-Beta-Glucosidase (Exo-Beta-1,3-Glucanase) (Glycosyl Hydrolase Family 17, Partial Conserved Domain (Signal P secreted)), producing MMRYSASALLALAASVAAQSRGFNYGALDLDGSPRTLQDFTDQFNAAKALPGTNGQFTSARLFTMIQAGSSNNQVIAAIQAAIDTDTSLLLGLWGSGGQEGFNAELGALRSAIEQYGDAFTSRVVGISVGSEDLYRESPTGILNESGVGAGPQTIVSYIDQLRELIAGGPLANAPVGHVDTWPAWTNGSNSAVIEAVDWLGVDAYPYFENTVANGIENGESLFFEALDKTRGVANGKSVWVTETGWPVEGPASGAAQAGTDNAQTYWNNVACRLLDTDTNLWWFTLDDDQATSDDVSFSLVNPSDLTGQPLYDLSCSNASSSSSSASSSVPSTSSSAPSMTSSVESASVDPLPSMSVSSEPSASVDPLPSMSISSEPSSSSVMVSVDPIPGSVSSTLSSFETVPVTTAADAGSRPSDVAGGEGPAVVTSTSVVAAPAPTGEDSSAAPAAQTTGPQTYEGAATRVAGGAAAGLAAVFALFL from the exons ATGATGCGTTACTCTGCTTCTGCCCTTCTTGCTCTGGCCGCCAGCGTGGCAGCCCAGTCTCGCGGTTTCAACTACGGCGCCTTGGACCTCGAC GGCTCTCCACGAACTCTTCAAGACTTCACCGATCAGTTCAACGCCGCCAAGGCTCTCCCTGGCACCAATGGCCAATTCACCTCCGCCCGTCTCTTTACCATGATCCAGGCTGGTTCGTCTAACAACCAGGTCATTGCCGCCATCCAGGCCGccatcgacaccgacacTTCCCTCTTGCTCGGTCTCTGGGGCAGTGGAGGCCAAGAGGGATTCAATGCAGAACTTGGAGCCCTCCGATCCGCAATCGAGCAGTACGGCGATGCGTTCACATCCCGCGTCGTCGGTATCTCAGTTGGTTCTGAGGATCTCTACAGAGAATCGCCAACCGGGATCCTCAACGAGAGCGGCGTGGGTGCTGGCCCACAGACCATCGTGAGCTATATCGACCAGCTCCGTGAGCTCATCGCCGGTGGCCCTCTCGCAAACGCCCCCGTCGGCCACGTCGACACCTGGCCGGCCTGGACCAATGGCTCCAACTCTGCTGTCATCGAGGCTGTGGACTGGCTCGGGGTGGACGCCTACCCTTACTTCGAGAACACTGTGGCCAACGGTATTGAGAACGGCGAGtctctcttcttcgaggCCCTCGATAAGACCCGTGGAGTCGCCAATGGCAAG TCTGTGTGGGTCACTGAGACAGGTTGGCCCGTTGAGGGACCAGCTTCCGGCGCCGCCCAGGCCGGCACAGACAACGCTCAGACCTATTGGAACAACGTCGCGTGCCGACTCTTGGACACAGACACCAACCTTTGGTGGTTCAccctcgacgacgaccaaGCCACCTCGGATGACGTATCCTTCTCGCTCGTCAACCCATCCGACCTCACCGGCCAGCCTCTCTACGACCTGTCCTGCTCCAACGCTTCTTCGTCCAGCAgctccgcctcctcttccgtcccatcgacatcctcttccgctccATCGATGACCTCCTCCGTTGAATCCGCATCCGTCGATCCTCTCCCATCGATGTCCGTGTCGTCCGAGCCATCTGCCTCTGTCGACCCTCTCCCGTCGATGTCCATCTCGTCCGAGCCATCGAGCTCCTCCGTCATGGTCTCCGTCGACCCGATCCCAGGCAGCGTCAGCTCTACCCTGTCCTCCTTCGAGACTGTCCCCGTCACGACTGCTGCCGATGCGGGATCGAGACCATCAGACGTTGCTGGCGGTGAGGGTCCAGCAGTCGTGACCAGCACTTCTGTCGTTGCTGCTCCCGCTCCAACCGGCGAGGACAGCTCCGCTGCTCCAGCTGCTCAGACTACTGGCCCACAGACATATGAAGGCGCTGCTACTCGCGTTGCTGGCGGTGCCGCCGCCGGTCTGGCCGCTGTCTTTGCTCTTTTCTTGTAG